Proteins from one Niallia circulans genomic window:
- the pdaB gene encoding polysaccharide deacetylase family sporulation protein PdaB: protein MNSFYVLNGKRLKQLTLILVVSFFTAWFLYMENIVQVPVFSTKDGPKAVYKGEKGIALTFNIGWGDEKAEPILDILKKEKVTATFFLAGSWAERHPDLITRISKEGHEIGILGYDYVDYSEVKEEKINQDVSKAKIAFEKLKVDNISLFRAPTGHFDQNALTITNRYKYTLVHWSIDSKDWTNPGTDQIIKNVSPAKKGDIVLLHASDSAKQTANALPEVIDNLKGKNLKFVTVTEMLSNADSSSKEIN from the coding sequence ATGAACAGTTTTTATGTACTCAATGGAAAAAGATTAAAGCAACTGACATTAATTCTTGTTGTTTCTTTTTTTACCGCTTGGTTTTTGTATATGGAAAATATAGTACAAGTACCAGTGTTTTCAACCAAGGATGGACCCAAAGCAGTTTACAAAGGAGAAAAAGGAATTGCATTAACATTCAACATCGGGTGGGGTGATGAAAAGGCTGAACCAATATTGGATATATTAAAAAAAGAGAAGGTGACTGCAACCTTTTTCTTAGCAGGATCTTGGGCAGAGCGACATCCTGATTTAATTACAAGGATTTCGAAGGAAGGCCATGAAATCGGTATACTTGGCTATGATTATGTGGATTATTCAGAAGTAAAGGAAGAAAAGATAAACCAAGATGTTTCCAAGGCAAAAATAGCTTTCGAAAAACTGAAGGTCGACAATATTTCGTTATTCAGAGCCCCGACAGGACATTTTGATCAAAATGCGCTAACTATTACAAACCGGTACAAATATACACTTGTACATTGGAGTATTGATTCTAAAGATTGGACAAATCCGGGAACAGACCAAATTATTAAAAATGTCTCACCCGCCAAAAAGGGAGATATTGTATTACTCCATGCGTCCGATTCTGCAAAACAAACAGCTAACGCATTGCCTGAAGTAATTGACAATCTGAAAGGAAAAAACCTTAAGTTTGTCACCGTTACAGAAATGCTGTCAAATGCTGACTCGAGCTCCAAAGAAATAAATTAA
- the gerD gene encoding spore germination lipoprotein GerD encodes MFKKYSIVLLLSLSILSGCSAGETAQQMDYDQTKKMVVDILKTDDGKKAIRDVIGDEEIKENLVMNEDAVTKTIEKTLVSDKASKFWTEKFKDPDFAETMAKSMKTENQKLLKDLMKDPDYRKMMVELLQDPAIESDLKNVLKSTEYREHLLEVMQESMDTPEFKKKFQDMLDKAAKEAASGVGVQTIQL; translated from the coding sequence ATGTTCAAAAAATACAGCATCGTTCTGCTTTTATCGCTTTCCATTTTGAGCGGCTGTTCAGCTGGAGAAACTGCACAACAGATGGATTATGATCAGACCAAAAAAATGGTAGTCGATATTTTAAAAACTGATGACGGAAAAAAAGCGATTCGTGATGTTATTGGGGATGAAGAAATTAAGGAAAATCTCGTAATGAATGAAGATGCGGTTACAAAAACCATTGAAAAGACTTTGGTTTCTGATAAGGCATCAAAATTTTGGACAGAGAAATTTAAAGATCCAGATTTTGCAGAAACAATGGCAAAAAGCATGAAAACAGAGAACCAAAAGCTACTTAAAGACTTGATGAAGGACCCGGATTACCGAAAAATGATGGTGGAATTATTGCAAGATCCTGCCATAGAATCCGACTTGAAAAATGTGTTGAAAAGCACAGAATACCGGGAACATTTACTTGAGGTCATGCAGGAATCAATGGATACACCAGAATTCAAGAAGAAATTTCAAGATATGCTTGATAAAGCCGCTAAAGAGGCAGCTTCTGGAGTGGGAGTACAGACAATTCAACTCTAG
- a CDS encoding Mrp/NBP35 family ATP-binding protein has protein sequence MLNAEAIERMIEQITDPFLHKSLLELNSIKDLRWDEEKSHVSIKLAVAEIGSPAQMELQQQIVGMLKQNGVQSVGMRFAQLPSQLVQEIQAEQTDINSQNLPTYIAVASGKGGVGKSTVSVNLAVSMARLGKKVGLLDADIYGFSVPDMMGITKRPEVVNDRIIPVERFGVQVISMGFFVEDNAPIIWRGPMLGKMLTSFLQEVEWGELDYLILDLPPGTGDIALDVHTMLPSSKEVIVTTPHPTAAFVAARAGAMAIKTEHEILGVIENMSYFESKLTGEKEYVFGKGGGKKLAEDLQTSVLGQLPLGQPDWDQDDFAPSVYSQQDRIGSIYMDIAKKVIEKAENV, from the coding sequence ATTTTAAACGCAGAAGCTATTGAACGCATGATAGAACAGATAACAGATCCTTTTTTACATAAGTCGTTATTAGAACTAAATTCAATTAAAGATTTAAGGTGGGACGAAGAAAAATCTCATGTCAGCATTAAGCTGGCAGTTGCAGAGATTGGGTCTCCCGCACAAATGGAATTGCAGCAGCAGATAGTCGGTATGTTGAAGCAAAATGGAGTGCAAAGTGTTGGTATGCGGTTTGCGCAGCTTCCAAGTCAGCTTGTTCAAGAAATACAAGCGGAACAGACTGATATCAATAGCCAGAATCTTCCCACATATATAGCTGTAGCTAGTGGTAAAGGCGGGGTCGGCAAATCGACTGTTTCTGTTAATTTGGCAGTTTCCATGGCGAGACTTGGCAAAAAGGTAGGTCTTCTTGATGCTGATATATACGGTTTTAGTGTACCTGATATGATGGGAATAACAAAAAGACCTGAAGTGGTAAATGACAGAATTATTCCTGTAGAACGATTTGGCGTTCAAGTAATTTCTATGGGGTTCTTTGTTGAGGATAATGCTCCTATTATCTGGAGAGGCCCGATGCTTGGGAAAATGCTGACAAGCTTCCTGCAGGAAGTAGAGTGGGGAGAATTAGATTACCTCATTTTAGATTTGCCTCCTGGAACTGGTGATATAGCTTTAGATGTACATACTATGCTCCCTTCCAGTAAAGAAGTTATCGTTACTACTCCGCATCCGACAGCCGCATTTGTAGCTGCCAGAGCTGGGGCAATGGCAATAAAAACGGAACATGAAATCCTTGGAGTCATTGAAAATATGTCTTATTTTGAGAGTAAGTTGACTGGTGAAAAGGAATATGTTTTTGGTAAAGGCGGAGGGAAGAAGTTGGCAGAGGATCTCCAAACCTCTGTTTTAGGTCAGCTGCCGCTTGGCCAGCCTGATTGGGATCAGGATGATTTTGCTCCTTCAGTTTACTCACAGCAAGATAGAATTGGCAGTATTTATATGGATATAGCGAAAAAAGTTATTGAAAAAGCAGAAAATGTATAA
- the cwlD gene encoding N-acetylmuramoyl-L-alanine amidase CwlD: MNKKLKISIFTAGLILLFFILQFDFSDDDSWDAWNLPLTGKIIIIDPGHGGPDGGAGDEEVLEKDIALNVSLKIRDYLQEQGALVIMTREEDKDLAGEDVKGYRNRKVADLKERLNIINSSDADLFLSIHLNAIPSSKWSGAQTFFSPQLEDNEVAAKFIQAELTDNLENTTRKAKPLSSVYILKYAEKPGALVEIGFLSNPAEKQNLMNVDYQNKIAASVYKGVNRYFSNEDAIKGE; the protein is encoded by the coding sequence GTGAATAAGAAATTAAAAATAAGTATATTTACAGCGGGGCTTATCCTTCTATTTTTCATTTTGCAATTTGATTTCTCGGATGATGATTCATGGGACGCTTGGAATCTTCCTTTAACTGGGAAAATAATTATCATTGATCCTGGTCATGGGGGGCCAGATGGCGGAGCGGGTGATGAGGAAGTGTTAGAGAAAGATATAGCTCTGAATGTATCCCTTAAGATTCGGGATTATCTTCAAGAACAAGGTGCATTGGTCATCATGACAAGAGAAGAAGATAAGGATTTAGCAGGAGAGGATGTAAAGGGATATCGTAACCGAAAGGTAGCTGACCTTAAGGAAAGATTAAATATTATTAACTCATCTGATGCTGATTTATTTTTAAGCATTCATTTGAATGCGATTCCTTCCTCTAAGTGGAGCGGTGCACAAACATTCTTTTCTCCACAGCTAGAGGATAACGAGGTTGCGGCAAAATTTATTCAAGCTGAACTAACAGACAACTTGGAAAACACAACAAGAAAAGCAAAGCCGCTAAGCAGTGTCTATATTTTGAAGTATGCAGAGAAACCGGGCGCACTTGTTGAGATAGGTTTTCTTTCTAATCCTGCAGAAAAGCAGAATTTAATGAATGTAGATTATCAAAATAAAATAGCTGCATCTGTTTATAAAGGTGTCAATCGATACTTTTCAAATGAGGATGCAATTAAAGGGGAATAG
- a CDS encoding DUF2521 family protein — MTVIMDFDLKKREKQIKYERSVLKELSIKDLKAKVAHYFGSSQLTKSVIINEGMEEACFDVAIEAFLLGANFSKFNEWGEDIPTIKNRCFEEDKHLKDTLFHFLLYWGSEESSKNESLYYLCEQFVNAWWLEGFQKANKRRKLRLH, encoded by the coding sequence GTGACAGTTATTATGGACTTCGATTTGAAAAAAAGAGAAAAACAAATTAAATACGAAAGGTCTGTTCTTAAGGAGCTTTCTATAAAAGATTTAAAGGCGAAGGTGGCGCATTACTTTGGATCTTCTCAGTTGACGAAAAGTGTCATCATTAACGAAGGTATGGAGGAAGCGTGCTTTGATGTGGCAATAGAAGCCTTTTTATTAGGTGCGAACTTTAGTAAATTCAATGAATGGGGAGAGGATATCCCCACGATTAAAAATAGATGTTTCGAAGAAGATAAACATTTAAAGGATACTCTATTTCATTTTCTTTTGTACTGGGGCAGTGAAGAAAGCAGTAAAAATGAATCTTTGTACTATCTATGTGAACAATTCGTTAATGCATGGTGGTTAGAAGGATTTCAAAAAGCGAATAAAAGAAGAAAGCTCAGGCTTCATTGA
- a CDS encoding sigma-G-dependent sporulation-specific acid-soluble spore protein CsgA, protein MIQSIAYVREVLSLYTDRSNTGKSIYGKMNKGHYKSEEAFVRDLTEEEINFLNQVLAEEIQHAENEQDSERVHHLNDVYELLF, encoded by the coding sequence ATGATTCAATCTATAGCATATGTAAGAGAAGTTCTATCACTATACACAGACCGTTCAAATACAGGAAAAAGCATTTATGGGAAAATGAACAAGGGCCATTATAAATCAGAAGAAGCTTTTGTTCGTGATTTAACAGAGGAAGAGATTAACTTCCTAAATCAAGTGCTGGCAGAAGAAATACAGCACGCAGAAAATGAACAAGATTCCGAAAGAGTGCACCATTTAAACGACGTTTACGAATTATTATTTTAA
- a CDS encoding TraR/DksA C4-type zinc finger protein has translation MLTKQQLNDFQSLLEEHKQDIEERYDINDHLNLIRSHAHDSVGELSSYDNHPGDEGTELYEREKDIALNEHYRFEYEGVVHALKAIQNGTYGKCVECGKDIPLERLEALPTALYCIEHTPDKVVSHERPVEEGVLMPPFGKFDMDEQDENVAYDAEDSWQDVESFGTSETPSDFVEPVDHYNDLSIDSYENVGYVEEYENFVGVDIEGKNITVYPNPQHKRYEHSLDEEGIMTSFGDLPAYEHEPYVEDADDKERF, from the coding sequence ATGCTGACAAAACAACAACTTAATGATTTTCAATCACTGTTAGAAGAGCATAAGCAAGACATAGAAGAGAGATATGACATAAATGATCACCTGAATTTAATAAGAAGCCACGCGCATGATTCTGTTGGTGAGCTTTCGAGCTATGATAATCATCCAGGTGATGAAGGAACGGAATTATATGAAAGAGAAAAAGATATTGCACTAAATGAACATTATAGATTCGAGTATGAAGGTGTGGTTCATGCATTAAAGGCCATCCAGAATGGGACATACGGAAAATGCGTGGAATGCGGCAAGGACATTCCTCTTGAACGTCTGGAGGCTCTCCCTACGGCTTTATACTGTATAGAACATACTCCAGATAAAGTTGTCTCACATGAGCGCCCAGTAGAAGAGGGTGTGCTCATGCCGCCATTTGGAAAGTTTGATATGGATGAACAAGATGAAAATGTAGCTTATGATGCGGAGGATTCCTGGCAGGATGTGGAGAGCTTTGGGACCTCAGAAACACCATCTGATTTTGTCGAGCCTGTTGATCACTATAATGACCTTTCCATTGATTCTTACGAAAATGTTGGGTATGTCGAGGAGTATGAGAACTTTGTTGGGGTCGATATAGAGGGGAAAAACATCACTGTTTATCCGAATCCACAGCATAAAAGATATGAGCACAGTTTAGATGAAGAAGGCATTATGACGAGCTTTGGGGATCTACCTGCATATGAGCATGAACCTTATGTGGAAGATGCAGATGATAAAGAACGGTTTTAA
- a CDS encoding PH domain-containing protein: MEGRTARLHPVKMLLDFVSLIKTNFIILFFLYVIHFGTDSKFWLAGQYLFAVFILMAIVYNFFNWCFYRYTVKDEAIHISSGVMKKSERVISLSKIQNIQKRTTVIHKLFNISSITMETGESGDNGSIALAAVSKKEADWLETIASSVYSEGIPEAFEEERDSEYIVETQNEREIHFIASKKDVLKASFTSLSFFALIPVIFTIYSNIEDLLPVTSIMGDWLKAIMRYWWMIAIALVIFTFIAIAFGVITTYWRYGKYQILSDSKRIYIRKGLVDEVAFSILKEKVQAIEVIQSPLKRILRLAEVKLVSAGETGEEDLKTNSLYPFLPVDRAYEIVHELLPEYKILPNMTSLPKTALVAKMLRPSILWLAALVGLLIFKPNLWYASFAVLLIVYILRLLDFVNSRYIVKDEYIQMKTGSLQTSLFLTRRSKVIEVEVAQSRWQSRFGLAEMGIVNRSKPIVHTAIKDIPYEAAIDFYYWYKMRGKDIRIDKR; encoded by the coding sequence ATGGAAGGAAGAACAGCACGGCTGCATCCGGTAAAAATGCTGCTGGATTTCGTTTCATTAATTAAAACCAATTTCATCATACTTTTCTTTCTTTACGTCATTCATTTTGGTACAGACAGCAAGTTTTGGTTAGCTGGGCAGTATTTATTTGCGGTGTTTATTCTTATGGCAATTGTTTATAACTTCTTCAATTGGTGTTTCTACCGGTATACAGTAAAAGACGAGGCTATTCATATTTCATCTGGTGTCATGAAGAAATCTGAACGGGTAATCTCTTTAAGTAAGATTCAAAATATTCAAAAGCGTACTACTGTTATCCATAAACTATTCAATATTTCTTCCATTACGATGGAGACCGGAGAGTCAGGTGATAATGGGTCAATTGCATTAGCTGCTGTTTCTAAAAAAGAGGCAGATTGGCTGGAGACAATTGCGTCAAGTGTTTATTCTGAGGGAATTCCAGAAGCGTTCGAGGAGGAAAGGGATTCTGAATATATAGTGGAAACACAGAATGAAAGAGAGATTCATTTTATCGCATCTAAAAAAGATGTATTGAAGGCATCCTTCACATCTTTAAGCTTTTTTGCACTTATCCCTGTTATATTTACGATATATTCCAATATTGAAGACCTGTTGCCAGTCACAAGCATTATGGGGGATTGGCTTAAAGCCATCATGAGATACTGGTGGATGATTGCTATTGCGCTGGTTATTTTTACATTCATTGCAATTGCATTTGGTGTAATTACTACTTATTGGAGGTATGGTAAGTACCAGATTTTATCTGACAGCAAAAGGATTTATATTAGAAAGGGATTAGTGGACGAGGTTGCATTTTCAATCTTAAAAGAGAAGGTTCAGGCTATCGAGGTAATCCAATCACCACTGAAAAGAATTCTACGGCTTGCTGAGGTAAAACTGGTCAGTGCAGGTGAAACAGGAGAAGAGGATTTGAAAACAAATTCTTTATATCCATTTCTACCGGTAGATAGGGCATATGAAATTGTTCATGAGCTGTTACCAGAATATAAAATCCTTCCTAACATGACAAGCTTACCGAAAACTGCGCTTGTGGCAAAAATGTTAAGACCAAGTATTTTATGGCTTGCAGCATTGGTTGGACTTCTTATCTTTAAGCCGAATTTATGGTATGCCTCTTTTGCAGTTTTGCTGATTGTTTATATTTTGCGTTTACTGGATTTTGTAAACAGCCGCTATATTGTCAAAGATGAATATATTCAGATGAAAACAGGCAGCCTTCAAACTTCGCTATTCCTTACAAGGAGAAGCAAAGTAATCGAGGTTGAAGTGGCACAGTCCAGATGGCAAAGCCGGTTTGGTTTAGCGGAAATGGGAATTGTTAACCGCTCTAAGCCAATCGTTCATACTGCCATAAAGGATATTCCTTACGAAGCTGCTATTGACTTTTATTATTGGTATAAGATGAGAGGAAAAGACATTCGTATTGATAAACGATAG
- a CDS encoding PH domain-containing protein encodes MYSKIEEPKKSISEKAMKVWRISETIINVGILIVLCVLYYLDGYFEWKYWIGWIILGLIGLTVLSAIWEIIMEPSLKQKYWRYDVDEEFIQLKSGIWKKKHQLIPMTKVQSVELVQGPLLRKYKLYSISVGTMGSSHQIPAIPEVEALELRNQIAHYAKIKEVE; translated from the coding sequence ATGTACTCTAAAATAGAGGAACCGAAGAAAAGCATATCAGAAAAAGCAATGAAAGTTTGGCGCATATCAGAGACCATCATAAATGTGGGAATACTAATAGTGCTTTGTGTTTTATATTATTTAGATGGTTATTTTGAGTGGAAGTACTGGATTGGCTGGATTATTCTTGGCCTTATAGGTTTAACAGTACTATCAGCAATCTGGGAAATTATTATGGAACCGTCGTTAAAGCAAAAATATTGGCGTTATGATGTGGACGAAGAATTCATCCAGTTGAAATCAGGAATATGGAAAAAAAAGCATCAACTCATCCCGATGACAAAGGTACAGTCGGTTGAACTTGTGCAAGGGCCACTATTAAGAAAATACAAGCTGTATTCTATCTCTGTCGGTACGATGGGAAGCAGTCATCAAATTCCGGCTATCCCAGAAGTAGAAGCACTAGAGCTAAGGAACCAAATAGCTCATTATGCAAAGATTAAGGAAGTGGAATAA
- a CDS encoding LamG-like jellyroll fold domain-containing protein has protein sequence MRKSNLRLLLSATLALVLTIPSAAFAEKTNQTNLASTNAIPDYQDVSVHDPSIVKDGDTYYVFGSHIEAAKSDDLINWETFTNGYTTPNNELYDDLSKNLAGSFKWAGENDSDSKGGFAVWAPDVFWNKNYVNKDGSKGAYMIYYSASSTYIRSAIGYAVSQDIEGPYEYVDTIVYSGFTKDSAKDANSNVDKKWVNTNIQGLIHSGNLQSENDNWFNSDGSYNNNLYPNAIDANVFTAADGKLWMTYGSWSGGIFLLEIDKKTGKPIYPEKDGKTKDGRMIDRYFGTKIAGGYYKSGEGPYIVYDKNTKYYYLYVTYGWLGADGGYNMRLFRSKSPDGPYVDASGQSAVLPGNVDNSLYGNKVMGNFLFERRIGDPGTGIGVGYVSPGHNSAFIDSKTGQHFLVFHSRFPETGEMHEVRVHEMFMNSDGWPIAAPYRYSGEKLKKVNKQDLIGQYQFINHGKTYSGDITASVYIELTKNGKITGDMTGTWKKTSHNEAEIKIDGNTYNGVFVRQWDEVSKSYVMAFTAMSIEGVTIWGSKMEDKTDKEIVQDVKTDLDLGDTANVVSNISLPTEGTRHATITWKTSDSNVISETGNITRPESGTASKDATLTATITKGKYTTTKTFVITVLPYKENGLAAKYSFEGNLNDSNAQFGSGTITGNKIDNTGGSISFADGVNGGKAAKFDGASGIRLPNGLISSDIYSVSLWIKPEQLTQYTTTFFGARDSNNWISLLPYGTGNGSTEVWSGSSTWYDASVGSQIKTGEWTHLAFTVDKDAISVYVNGNEKYKGTGFPNIFTTANASFSLGVNWWDPPFKGYMDELRIYDGLLTAEEVSNLAQGNK, from the coding sequence ATGAGAAAAAGTAATTTGCGGCTTTTGCTGTCCGCCACTTTAGCTTTAGTACTAACTATTCCAAGCGCTGCATTTGCAGAAAAAACAAATCAAACAAACCTCGCCAGCACAAATGCAATTCCTGATTATCAAGACGTATCTGTTCATGATCCATCCATAGTAAAGGACGGTGATACTTACTATGTTTTCGGCTCACATATTGAAGCAGCGAAATCAGATGATTTGATTAACTGGGAGACCTTTACAAATGGCTATACAACTCCAAATAACGAGTTATATGATGACTTATCAAAAAACTTAGCAGGTTCCTTTAAATGGGCTGGAGAAAATGATTCGGACAGCAAGGGCGGTTTCGCTGTATGGGCTCCTGATGTTTTCTGGAATAAAAACTATGTCAATAAGGATGGCAGCAAAGGTGCCTACATGATTTATTATAGTGCATCATCTACTTATATACGATCCGCAATCGGCTATGCTGTTTCTCAAGATATTGAAGGTCCTTATGAGTATGTTGATACAATTGTCTATTCTGGTTTTACGAAAGATAGTGCCAAAGACGCTAATAGCAATGTCGACAAAAAGTGGGTCAACACAAATATTCAAGGTTTGATTCATTCTGGAAACTTGCAAAGCGAAAATGACAACTGGTTCAATTCTGACGGCTCCTACAACAATAATCTTTATCCTAATGCTATTGATGCTAATGTGTTCACAGCTGCTGACGGCAAACTTTGGATGACATATGGCTCTTGGTCTGGCGGTATCTTCCTGCTGGAGATAGATAAGAAAACTGGAAAACCAATCTATCCTGAGAAAGATGGCAAAACAAAGGATGGCAGAATGATTGACCGCTACTTCGGCACAAAAATTGCCGGCGGTTATTACAAATCTGGAGAGGGTCCATATATAGTCTATGATAAAAATACAAAATATTATTATCTATATGTGACATATGGCTGGTTAGGTGCTGATGGCGGTTATAATATGAGGCTGTTTCGCTCCAAATCACCAGATGGTCCATATGTAGATGCAAGCGGCCAATCTGCGGTGCTACCTGGAAATGTAGACAATTCACTCTATGGAAATAAGGTTATGGGAAATTTCCTGTTTGAACGAAGAATTGGAGATCCTGGCACTGGTATCGGAGTCGGCTACGTATCACCTGGACATAACTCTGCTTTCATTGATTCTAAAACAGGTCAGCATTTCTTAGTGTTCCATTCCCGCTTCCCTGAAACAGGGGAAATGCATGAAGTACGCGTTCATGAGATGTTCATGAATAGTGACGGATGGCCAATTGCAGCACCATACCGTTATAGTGGAGAAAAGCTTAAAAAAGTAAATAAACAGGATTTGATTGGCCAGTATCAGTTCATTAATCATGGCAAAACATATTCAGGCGATATCACAGCATCTGTTTATATCGAACTGACTAAAAACGGAAAGATAACAGGAGATATGACTGGTACTTGGAAAAAGACAAGTCATAATGAAGCGGAAATAAAAATCGACGGCAATACCTACAATGGTGTGTTTGTCCGCCAATGGGATGAAGTATCCAAAAGCTATGTAATGGCATTTACAGCCATGTCAATCGAAGGAGTTACAATCTGGGGCAGCAAAATGGAAGATAAGACCGACAAGGAAATCGTACAGGATGTTAAAACTGACCTAGACCTTGGCGATACAGCTAACGTAGTTTCTAATATATCCTTACCGACTGAGGGGACCCGTCATGCAACAATCACTTGGAAAACCTCTGATTCAAATGTCATTTCAGAAACAGGTAACATAACACGTCCTGAGTCTGGCACTGCAAGCAAAGATGCTACATTGACCGCAACCATTACGAAGGGCAAGTACACAACAACTAAAACCTTTGTCATTACTGTTTTGCCATATAAGGAAAATGGTTTGGCTGCAAAATATTCATTCGAAGGTAATTTAAATGACAGTAACGCACAATTTGGCAGCGGCACAATAACAGGAAATAAAATTGATAATACCGGTGGGTCCATTTCCTTTGCTGATGGAGTAAACGGCGGAAAGGCAGCTAAGTTCGATGGAGCTTCAGGCATTCGCTTGCCAAACGGATTAATATCAAGCGACATCTACAGTGTTTCCCTCTGGATTAAACCAGAACAGTTGACACAATACACTACTACTTTCTTTGGTGCAAGAGATAGTAACAACTGGATAAGTCTCCTTCCATACGGAACAGGAAATGGCAGTACAGAAGTATGGTCTGGCAGTTCAACTTGGTATGATGCCTCAGTCGGCAGCCAAATAAAAACTGGTGAGTGGACTCACTTAGCTTTTACAGTAGATAAGGATGCTATTTCCGTGTACGTTAACGGAAATGAAAAGTATAAAGGCACAGGTTTCCCAAATATATTCACGACAGCAAATGCAAGCTTCAGTCTTGGGGTGAACTGGTGGGACCCACCATTTAAGGGTTATATGGATGAATTGAGGATTTATGATGGTTTACTTACAGCCGAAGAAGTAAGCAATCTTGCCCAGGGAAATAAGTAA
- the rpsI gene encoding 30S ribosomal protein S9 translates to MAQVQYIGTGRRKSSVARVRLVPGDGQIIINGREIENYIPFAALREVVKQPLVATETTGSYNILVNVSGGGYTGQAGAIRHGIARALLQADPEYRPTLKRAGLLTRDARMKERKKYGLKGARRAPQFSKR, encoded by the coding sequence ATGGCACAGGTTCAATATATCGGTACTGGTCGTCGTAAAAGTTCCGTTGCACGTGTACGTTTAGTACCAGGCGACGGTCAAATCATCATCAATGGTCGTGAAATTGAAAACTATATTCCATTTGCAGCTTTACGTGAAGTTGTAAAACAACCATTAGTAGCTACTGAAACTACTGGAAGCTACAATATCCTAGTTAACGTTAGCGGTGGAGGATACACTGGTCAAGCTGGAGCTATCCGTCATGGTATCGCTCGTGCTTTACTTCAAGCAGATCCTGAGTACCGTCCAACACTTAAGCGTGCTGGATTGTTAACTCGTGACGCTCGTATGAAAGAACGTAAAAAATACGGTCTTAAAGGCGCTCGTCGTGCACCTCAGTTCTCAAAACGTTAA
- the rplM gene encoding 50S ribosomal protein L13, producing MRTTFMANSNTVDRKWYVIDAEGKTLGRLASEVASILRGKHKPTFTPHVDTGDHVILLNASKIELTGKKLTDKIYYRHTMHPGGLKQRTALEMRTNYAEKMLELAIKGMLPKNSLGRQMFKKLHVYAGSEHPHQAQQPEVYELRG from the coding sequence ATGCGTACAACGTTCATGGCTAATTCAAACACTGTTGACCGTAAATGGTACGTGATTGATGCTGAAGGCAAAACTTTAGGTCGTCTTGCTAGTGAAGTAGCATCAATCCTACGTGGAAAACATAAACCAACTTTCACACCACATGTGGATACTGGTGATCATGTTATTCTTTTAAATGCTTCAAAAATCGAATTGACTGGTAAAAAATTGACTGATAAAATTTACTACCGTCACACTATGCATCCAGGTGGACTAAAGCAAAGAACTGCTTTAGAAATGCGTACAAACTACGCTGAGAAAATGCTTGAGCTTGCTATCAAAGGCATGCTTCCAAAGAATTCTCTTGGTCGTCAAATGTTCAAAAAATTACATGTATACGCTGGTAGCGAGCATCCGCACCAAGCACAACAACCAGAAGTTTACGAACTTCGCGGATAA